A section of the Amblyomma americanum isolate KBUSLIRL-KWMA chromosome 2, ASM5285725v1, whole genome shotgun sequence genome encodes:
- the LOC144121948 gene encoding sulfotransferase 2A6-like isoform X1 has protein sequence MATDGPKPFYQIIDGIRRCPFITPESLRQGLDFVARKGDLLQVSYPRSGTHWVQYITQLILNEGEPVNTYEQFAQAAVFVEYRVGAPDYEANTPVRTFCTHLPPSREKLNPEAKYIYVARNPWDVCVSLYHHINGLTTFRFGDGTFDDFLEAFLNGELGYGDYFEHVRAGYSLKDEPNVFFVTYEQLKKDTRGTVLRLAGFIGDRYGNMLEEGDEGKRLLQILERSSAENMKKVMTFNLRDNTDPVMQKWLNEHELPSKPGDKEDLKRQEVLKEAKLKHRFPSLRHGHQDGGRRPEALLSDYRRPAEVSLHEPGVSQARPAFRRPERRPLAGVVPEEWHPLGPVHHPADPEGRPTGEHVRRVHAGSAVHRVPSGRHRLRIQHARADLLHPPTSEQEEAQPGGQIYLRSPKPLGRLRVALPPRK, from the exons ATGGCTACAGATGGACCTAAACCCTTCTACCAGATCATCGACGGCATACGGAGGTGCCCTTTCATTACTCCGGAGTCCCTGAGACAAGGCTTGGATTTCGTCGCCCGGAAAGGCGACCTCTTGCAGGTGTCGTACCCGAGGAGTGGCACCCACTGGGTTCAGTACATCACTCAGTTAATCCTCAATGAAGGCGAACCGGTGAACACGTATGAGCAGTTCGCACAGGCTGCCGTGTTCGTCGAGTACCGAGTGGGTGCCCCAGACTACGAAGCCAACACGCCCGTGCGGACCTTCTGCACCCACCTCCCTCCGAGTAGGGAGAAGCTCAACCCGGAGGCCAAATATATCTACGTGGCCCGAAACCCCTGGGACGTCTGCGTGTCGCTCTACCACCAC ATAAATGGCTTGACCACGTTTCGCTTCGGGGACGGCACGTTCGACGACTTCCTGGAGGCATTCCTGAACGGGGAACTCGGCTACGGTGACTACTTCGAGCACGTGAGGGCCGGCTACTCTCTGAAAGATGAACCCAACGTGTTCTTCGTCACGTACGAGCAATTGAAGAAGGACACGCGAGGAACTGTGCTTCGACTGGCCGGCTTCATTGGAGACCGCTATGGCAACATGCTGGAGGAAGGTGATGAAGGAAAGCGGCTACTCCAGATCCTGGAGCGCAGCAGTGCcgaaaacatgaagaaggtcatgACATTCAACCTGAGGGATAATACTGACCCCGTAATGCAAAAGTGGTTGAACGAACACGAACTTCCGTCAAAGCCCGGGGACAAAGAAGACCTCAAGCGGCAGGAGGTCCTCAAAGAGGCAAAG TTAAAACATCGGTTCCCCTCACTAAGACATGGACACCAAGATGGCGGCAGACGGCCCGAAGCCCTACTATCAGATTATCGACGGCCTGCCGAGGTGTCCCTTCATGAGCCCGGAGTCTCTCAAGCGAGGCCTGCATTTCGTCGCCCGGAAAGGCGACCTCTTGCAGGTGTCGTACCCGAGGAGTGGCACCCACTGGGTCCAGTACATCACCCAGCTGATCCTGAAGGAAGGCCAACCGGTGAACACGTACGAAGAGTTCATGCAGGGAGCGCAGTTCATCGAGTACCCAGTGGGCGACACCGACTACGAATCCAGCACGCCCGTGCGGACCTTCTGCACCCACCTACCTCCGAGCAGGAAGAAGCTCAACCCGGAGGCCAAATATATCTACGTAGCCCGAAACCCCTGGGACGTCTGCGTGTCGCTCTACCACCAC GTAAATAA
- the LOC144121948 gene encoding amine sulfotransferase-like isoform X3 has translation MATDGPKPFYQIIDGIRRCPFITPESLRQGLDFVARKGDLLQVSYPRSGTHWVQYITQLILNEGEPVNTYEQFAQAAVFVEYRVGAPDYEANTPVRTFCTHLPPSREKLNPEAKYIYVARNPWDVCVSLYHHINGLTTFRFGDGTFDDFLEAFLNGELGYGDYFEHVRAGYSLKDEPNVFFVTYEQLKKDTRGTVLRLAGFIGDRYGNMLEEGDEGKRLLQILERSSAENMKKVMTFNLRDNTDPVMQKWLNEHELPSKPGDKEDLKRQEVLKEAKVGCWKTYFSPHNLRRMDVVTKQKTRGSDVMELWADIRQETLSFCERSD, from the exons ATGGCTACAGATGGACCTAAACCCTTCTACCAGATCATCGACGGCATACGGAGGTGCCCTTTCATTACTCCGGAGTCCCTGAGACAAGGCTTGGATTTCGTCGCCCGGAAAGGCGACCTCTTGCAGGTGTCGTACCCGAGGAGTGGCACCCACTGGGTTCAGTACATCACTCAGTTAATCCTCAATGAAGGCGAACCGGTGAACACGTATGAGCAGTTCGCACAGGCTGCCGTGTTCGTCGAGTACCGAGTGGGTGCCCCAGACTACGAAGCCAACACGCCCGTGCGGACCTTCTGCACCCACCTCCCTCCGAGTAGGGAGAAGCTCAACCCGGAGGCCAAATATATCTACGTGGCCCGAAACCCCTGGGACGTCTGCGTGTCGCTCTACCACCAC ATAAATGGCTTGACCACGTTTCGCTTCGGGGACGGCACGTTCGACGACTTCCTGGAGGCATTCCTGAACGGGGAACTCGGCTACGGTGACTACTTCGAGCACGTGAGGGCCGGCTACTCTCTGAAAGATGAACCCAACGTGTTCTTCGTCACGTACGAGCAATTGAAGAAGGACACGCGAGGAACTGTGCTTCGACTGGCCGGCTTCATTGGAGACCGCTATGGCAACATGCTGGAGGAAGGTGATGAAGGAAAGCGGCTACTCCAGATCCTGGAGCGCAGCAGTGCcgaaaacatgaagaaggtcatgACATTCAACCTGAGGGATAATACTGACCCCGTAATGCAAAAGTGGTTGAACGAACACGAACTTCCGTCAAAGCCCGGGGACAAAGAAGACCTCAAGCGGCAGGAGGTCCTCAAAGAGGCAAAGGTGGGATGTTGGAAGACCTACTTCTCGCCACACAACCTGCGGCGAATGGATGTCGTGACTAAGCAGAAGACGCGAGGGTCTGATGTCATGGAACTGTGGGCGGACATACGGCAGGAAACATTAAGTTTTTGTGAACGGTCGGATTAG
- the LOC144121948 gene encoding amine sulfotransferase-like isoform X2 produces MDTKMAADGPKPYYQIIDGLPRCPFMSPESLKRGLHFVARKGDLLQVSYPRSGTHWVQYITQLILKEGQPVNTYEEFMQGAQFIEYPVGDTDYESSTPVRTFCTHLPPSRKKLNPEAKYIYVARNPWDVCVSLYHHVNNLSIFRFGDGTFDDFLEVFLTGELGYGDYFQHVTAGYSLKDEPNVFFIAYEQLKRDTRGTVLRLARFIGERYGKMLEECDDEGKRRLDQLLERVSAENMRKVMIFDLTRHPDPHIQKWLNETNVSSKAAHEGDTKRHEVLRQAKVGGWKEFFSPHQLRRMESTIQQKTRASGVMELWTDIRRETISFSEMLA; encoded by the exons ATGGACACCAAGATGGCGGCAGACGGCCCGAAGCCCTACTATCAGATTATCGACGGCCTGCCGAGGTGTCCCTTCATGAGCCCGGAGTCTCTCAAGCGAGGCCTGCATTTCGTCGCCCGGAAAGGCGACCTCTTGCAGGTGTCGTACCCGAGGAGTGGCACCCACTGGGTCCAGTACATCACCCAGCTGATCCTGAAGGAAGGCCAACCGGTGAACACGTACGAAGAGTTCATGCAGGGAGCGCAGTTCATCGAGTACCCAGTGGGCGACACCGACTACGAATCCAGCACGCCCGTGCGGACCTTCTGCACCCACCTACCTCCGAGCAGGAAGAAGCTCAACCCGGAGGCCAAATATATCTACGTAGCCCGAAACCCCTGGGACGTCTGCGTGTCGCTCTACCACCAC GTAAATAACTTGAGCATTTTCCGCTTCGGTGACGGCACGTTCGACGACTTCCTGGAGGTCTTCTTGACCGGGGAACTAGGCTACGGCGACTACTTTCAGCACGTGACAGCCGGCTACTCTCTGAAAGACGAACCCAACGTGTTCTTCATCGCGTACGAGCAACTGAAGAGAGACACACGTGGCACCGTGCTTCGGTTGGCGCGCTTCATCGGCGAGCGCTACGGCAAGATGCTGGAGGAATGCGATGACGAAGGGAAAAGGCGGTTAGACCAGCTCCTGGAGCGCGTCAGCGCCGAGAACATGAGGAAGGTCATGATCTTCGACCTGACCAGGCATCCAGATCCTCACATTCAGAAGTGGCTAAATGAAACCAACGTCTCGTCTAAGGCTGCCCACGAAGGAGATACTAAGCGGCACGAAGTCCTCAGACAGGCAAAGGTGGGGGGATGGAAAGAGTTCTTTTCGCCACATCAGCTTCGGCGTATGGAATCTACGATCCAGCAAAAGACACGTGCGTCTGGCGTAATGGAACTGTGGACGGACATACGACGGGAAACTATAAGCTTCTCTGAAATGTTAGCCTAG